The genomic stretch GGCTGACGGCTGACGGCTGACGGCTGACGGCTGACGGCTGACGGCTGAATGCTTACTACCCATCTCCCTATCTCCATAGGAATAGCGTTAATTTATCAATTTTGGATTTCACAAACAAGTCACAAAATTTTGCTAGTCCAAATCGATTAGTTCAAATGAGCTAGTCAAACTTGACTAGCTAGAAAACGTGACTTGTACAGGATCTCTGAAAAATTAATAATAATTACGTTGACAAACACGCCCTAGGCTTTGAGAGTCTGGTGCGTGGCTGCTCAGTAAATCCAACCAGGTCAGTCAGGATGATTAGCGATCTGAGTCAAGTGTTGAGAAGAATTTTGGAACAGACCAGCCTATCGTCGAGGTTTCCAGAATTAGCGGAGGCTCAAATTTCCTTTGAGCGTCCCTCAGAAACGTTTAGTCCTGGACAGACGACGGTGAATTTATTTCTGTACGATATTCGGGAACACCTGGAACTACGTAATAATGAACCAACGATCGAGAGGCGCAATGGAGAGGCAATTATTCATAATCCTCCAAAGCGCATAGCCTGTTCTTATTTAGTCACAGCTTGGCCCATTGGTGCCGAAGAATTACCCCTGCAAGAACACCGATTACTCAGCCAAGTGCTGCAAGTATTCTTAGCCTATCCAACTATTCCAGAAATACCTTTTTTAGAAAATACCCGACTTGCTGGGCAAGAACCAGCCTTACCAATGGTAACTGCTCAACTAGATGGAGTACAAAGCACTGCTGAGTTTTGGACTGCATTGGGGAATCAATTACGTCCTTCGATCACAGTCACAGTAACCATTGCGATCAAGGAACTATTTGAGCCAGAGCCAACCCCCATTGTCATTACTCAAAATTGGCGATTAGGTCAGCGGATTTCACCATCCTCACTACCACTGGTGCCTAGCACTCAATCAGGATTTTTAGGTCAGAGGATCTTACCATCCTCACCACCACTGGTGCCAGGCACCGAACAACAATTTTTCCGCATTGGTGGGCAAGTTACCGATGCTGACAATAACCCTGTTGTAGGCGCAACGGTTATTTTGGTTGAGCGTAATCTCAGGGCAGCCACTGATAGAGATGGAAACTATAGCATCGGGGCAATTCCTGCTGGTGCTTATACCTTACGGGTGCAGTTAGAGGATGTAGTACAGGAGGTTACTATCACTATCCCAGTAGACACCAGCACAAGTAATTACAACCTACAACTATAGGGATCCGTGTAGGAATTGTGAGAATTTTTGATGCCATATTCCCTACTCCCGTCTTGATGCAAAGCGCGAGTGGGGGAAACTCCCAAGACCGGGCTGCATAGCTACTCCCTACTCCCTACTCCCTACTCCCTACTCCCTACTCCCTACTCCCTACTCCCTGTTCCCTATTCCCTTTCCTATACAACAGTAAATTCTGTTTAATCAAGGAGTTAAATTATGCCACAGTATCTTTCGCCAGGCGTATATGTTGAAGAAGTTCCACCCTCATCTCGACCTATTGCTGGAGTGGCTACCAGTATAGCTGGATTTATCGGTATCGTACCCGAAAGTATCCAACTTCCTGCCGAGCGTGTCGTTGAAACTACTAGTGATGGCACTACCACTGTTACGCTCAAAGTGGAAACAAAGACTCTTCCGGAAGCCGGAACCCCTAAGTTGGTGACTAATTGGAGTCAGTTCGTCACTACCTTTGCTGACTTAGTTGGGGACAAGACTCTTGAGGATCTCACAGATGTAAATCCAACTGAGTTTAATGACGATCAACTCAACGCCTGGAGTCGTTTTGCTCAAGCAGTCTACGGTTTCTTCAATAATGGTGGCACCAGGTGCTATGTGATCCGGATTAATGCTAATCCCGACTTAGCTGATGCTCTCAATAGTTTTGCTGCTATTGACGAAATTACTATGGTGGCTATTCCTGGGATTACCAGCCAAGCAGAACAACAAGCTGTTATAGAGCACTGTGAAAACCTCCAAGACAGATTTGCCATTCTCGATGGGCAACAAAACCCTACCACTCTTGACCGAGACAACATTAAAGGTAGTACCAGAGATAGTAACTACGCGGCTCTTTACTTCCCCTGGATTACGGTTTTTGACCCTGCCCAACAAATTCTAGACCCATCAAGCAATGGCAGTATAATCCTGCCTCCCAGTGGACACATGGCTGGGGTTTACGCACGAGTCGATGGAGAAAGGGGTGTGTTTAAAGCCCCAGCTAATGAAGTGATTCGAGGCGCTCTAGATTTGGAATACAACCTCACCAGAGCAGACCAAGACGGTTTAAATCCTCTAGGAATTAATATCATTCGCTCTTTTAAAGGCAATATCAAAGTTTGGGGAGCGCGCACCCTGGGAGGGGATGACAACGGAGAATATAAGTACATTAGCACCCGTCGTTACTTTAATTTCCTGCGGGAGTCCATTGATGAGGGGACACAGTTTGCTGTCTTTGAACCGAATAATCTAGCCCTGTGGCAACGGATTCAACGGACAGTAGGTGACTTCTTGTTAAATGAATGGCGGGATGGAGCTTTGTTTGGAGCAACTCCGGAGCAAGCTTTCTTTGTCAAGTGCGATGCAGAAACTAATCCCAAAGAGGTAAGGGAAGCAGGACAAGTTGTCACTCTGATTGGGGTAGCTATTGTCAAGCCTGCGGAATTTGTTATCTTCCGCATTCAACAGATGGCTGGTGAGTAATAAGCGCATTTATATCTGGGTTGTAAACACGCGAATTGCCGAAAAAGGCAAAAGGCAAAAGGCAAAAGGCATGCATGCTAGAGGGGAAAGAGATCCGGAGTTTTATTTTAAAATAAAAAAAGATCTCCTAGGTTTACATCTCCTCAACGAAACCCTATAAACTTTTGAACTAACTAACTGGAAAGGAGATTTAGTCATGGCAAGAGTTGATCCCTATAAGAACTTTCGTTTCCTGATGGAAATTGATGGTATTGTTCAGGCAGGATTTTCTGAATGTAGTGGTTTTGGTTCTGAAGTAGAAATCGTTGAATATCGTGAAGGTGGAGACGATGCTACAGTACGTAAGCTGCGAGGGAAAGCCAGTTACCCTGACATTTCCCTGAAATGGGGAATAACCGATTCCCGTGAACTCTATGACTGGCACTTAGCCGCAGTCAATGGCAAGGTTGAACGCAAAAATGGTTCCATCATTCTGCTTGATGATACCGGACAGGAGAAAGTACGCTGGAACTTCTTCAATGCCTGGGCTAGTAAGTATGAAGCACCTAGTTTGGATGCCAAAGGAAGTGATGTTGCTATTGATACCCTAACCGTGAGTTGTGAACGTCTGGAGCGGGCATAAATTATGACTAATTTCACCATGCCTGAGCAAGCAACAATGCTGCAAACTGAGTATGAGTTTACATTACCAGCAGGTTATGTGGACAAACAGGGGAATTTACATCGGGAAGGAACAATGCGATTGGCGACGGCTGCTGATGAAATTGTGCCCCTGAAAGACCCTCGCGTACAATCTAACCCAGCCTATTTAATTGTGATTCTGCTATCTCGGGTGGTCACCCGCATCGGCTCTGTGGAAATGATTAACCCAAAAGTGATTGAAGGGTTATTTGCCTCTGATTTAGCTTATTTGCAGGATCTGTACAATCGCATCAATGGCAATGGCATGCGATCGCTCCAGATTATCTGTCCCCACTGTGAAAAAGATTTTGCCGTGGAACTAGATATGTCGGGGGAATCTTAGGCTACCCCCTGGATCAACTCCATCAGGAGGTAGCCTATCTGGCCTACCACTTTCATTGGCACTATGAATCGATCATGGCCATGGAACACAGTCAGCGGCGACGGTGGGTGGAGGAAGTTGCCCAGATTAATCGACGTTTGAATGCCCAAACCGGTCAGATAGAGTTTATCTGAAGGTTCACAAAATTAGCGATCGCTATTGAGCTGGGGTGCATCTCCTCAAAGCTACTTGACCTGGTGGGTGGAACGGGCATCTTGCCCGTTCAGATAGAGTTTATCTAAAGGCTCACAAAATTAGCGATCGCTATTGAGCTGGGGTGCATCTCCTCAAAGCTACTTGACCTGGTGGGTGGAACGGGCATCTTGCCCGTTACTGCTCCCTACTCCCTACTCCCTGCTCCCTGCTCCCTGCTCCCTGCTCCCTGCTCCCTACTCTTTATATTGCAACAAAATAATGGAAGATTTTCCTTACAGTTCAACCTTAGGGCAACGTCTACAGCGGCGACTGGTTAAACCTGCTGGGGTCATTAATACCCAGCAGTTACATTCTCATTACCAAGCTACTCAAAGCACAGCGGGAAGACTTGTACAAAAGTCCATGTTACCGGAACAAGTAAAATTCCGTTATGGTTCTG from Moorena sp. SIOASIH encodes the following:
- a CDS encoding phage tail protein, whose translation is MARVDPYKNFRFLMEIDGIVQAGFSECSGFGSEVEIVEYREGGDDATVRKLRGKASYPDISLKWGITDSRELYDWHLAAVNGKVERKNGSIILLDDTGQEKVRWNFFNAWASKYEAPSLDAKGSDVAIDTLTVSCERLERA
- a CDS encoding phage tail assembly protein is translated as MTNFTMPEQATMLQTEYEFTLPAGYVDKQGNLHREGTMRLATAADEIVPLKDPRVQSNPAYLIVILLSRVVTRIGSVEMINPKVIEGLFASDLAYLQDLYNRINGNGMRSLQIICPHCEKDFAVELDMSGES
- a CDS encoding Pvc16 family protein, with amino-acid sequence MISDLSQVLRRILEQTSLSSRFPELAEAQISFERPSETFSPGQTTVNLFLYDIREHLELRNNEPTIERRNGEAIIHNPPKRIACSYLVTAWPIGAEELPLQEHRLLSQVLQVFLAYPTIPEIPFLENTRLAGQEPALPMVTAQLDGVQSTAEFWTALGNQLRPSITVTVTIAIKELFEPEPTPIVITQNWRLGQRISPSSLPLVPSTQSGFLGQRILPSSPPLVPGTEQQFFRIGGQVTDADNNPVVGATVILVERNLRAATDRDGNYSIGAIPAGAYTLRVQLEDVVQEVTITIPVDTSTSNYNLQL
- a CDS encoding phage tail sheath subtilisin-like domain-containing protein; the protein is MPQYLSPGVYVEEVPPSSRPIAGVATSIAGFIGIVPESIQLPAERVVETTSDGTTTVTLKVETKTLPEAGTPKLVTNWSQFVTTFADLVGDKTLEDLTDVNPTEFNDDQLNAWSRFAQAVYGFFNNGGTRCYVIRINANPDLADALNSFAAIDEITMVAIPGITSQAEQQAVIEHCENLQDRFAILDGQQNPTTLDRDNIKGSTRDSNYAALYFPWITVFDPAQQILDPSSNGSIILPPSGHMAGVYARVDGERGVFKAPANEVIRGALDLEYNLTRADQDGLNPLGINIIRSFKGNIKVWGARTLGGDDNGEYKYISTRRYFNFLRESIDEGTQFAVFEPNNLALWQRIQRTVGDFLLNEWRDGALFGATPEQAFFVKCDAETNPKEVREAGQVVTLIGVAIVKPAEFVIFRIQQMAGE
- a CDS encoding DUF6760 family protein: MDQLHQEVAYLAYHFHWHYESIMAMEHSQRRRWVEEVAQINRRLNAQTGQIEFI